A genome region from Populus alba chromosome 3, ASM523922v2, whole genome shotgun sequence includes the following:
- the LOC118062849 gene encoding ethylene-responsive transcription factor LEP, producing MDPSSSKSKRKQPQQVQQEPGTGLRFLGVRRRPWGRYAAEIRDPSTKERHWLGTFDTAEEAALAYDRAARSMRGARARTNFVYSDMPAGSSVTSIISPDDQQSLQQQQQQQLQQNSDHNNNLSSLFFNGRPPSHDLQPDSTPIFNQDFTSQCHLSDGFSSMTSGGDSWCCSSTRTDNQQLQHVNDYNVLPHEFPSDISHDSGYSTGQCGLTDSSSSSLMGFEDQTAMTTGFDSVGGGSGSYFWFDSGEYVHSPLFSRMPPVSDMAPDRFDLSSSDYFF from the coding sequence ATGGATCCATCTTCATCGAAAAGCAAAAGGAAGCAACCACAACAAGTACAGCAGGAACCGGGTACTGGATTAAGGTTTCTTGGTGTTAGGAGAAGGCCATGGGGAAGATATGCAGCAGAGATAAGAGacccttcaacaaaagaaaggcACTGGCTAGGCACCTTTGACACTGCCGAGGAAGCTGCCTTGGCCTACGACAGAGCCGCTCGCTCCATGCGCGGTGCTCGTGCTCGCACAAACTTTGTTTACTCTGACATGCCTGCTGGTTCATCCGTTACCTCCATTATCTCCCCTGATGACCAGCAATCTctacagcagcagcaacagcagcaactCCAACAAAATAGTGACCATAATAACAACCTGTCCTCATTATTCTTCAATGGCCGGCCTCCCTCACATGATCTTCAGCCGGACTCGACTCCCATTTTCAACCAGGATTTTACCTCTCAATGCCATTTGTCAGACGGGTTTTCTTCAATGACTTCTGGTGGAGATTCTTGGTGCTGCTCCAGCACCAGAACTGATAATCAACAGCTACAACATGTTAATGATTACAATGTGCTTCCTCATGAGTTTCCTTCTGATATATCTCACGACTCGGGTTATAGTACGGGTCAGTGTGGTTTGACCGATTCATCATCTTCAAGTCTGATGGGTTTTGAGGACCAGACAGCAATGACTACAGGATTTGACTCAGTCGGGGGTGGTAGTGGTTCTTATTTCTGGTTTGATTCTGGCGAATACGTTCACAGTCCACTTTTTAGCAGGATGCCGCCAGTTTCAGATATGGCACCAGATCGTTTTGATTTGAGCTCCTCTGATTATTTCTTCTAA